The Sardina pilchardus chromosome 24, fSarPil1.1, whole genome shotgun sequence nucleotide sequence GCAAGCGGCCAGACCATCAGGTGGCAATCGCCAGCTAAAATGAGCCTTATGTCTATTTTTACATGATGTGTCTAAAcatcttaagcctaccttacactgacaagatttgggaaagatccttgaaagattgtagtcctttaactaatgcccctcattcaagctctACTCAAaatacaatctttcaagaatctttcccaaatcgtgtcagtgtaaggtaggctttaatgGCATCAGATGAGTTTGGTCTAAGTGTCAATACAAAACACAAGTAGCGTAGGCTCACCAAGGAGCTACTGTTGAAAAACTATTTCAATGATATCCAGTTGGTAGAGACATCTTGAGGGCTCAGGATATTCGACACAGTGGCCACTGCGCACGGGAGGTGTGATGTTATCTGATCCCCATTCTTAAATGCCATTATCAAAAgattttttctttattattttactacTTTAACTTAAGTTTTTGGAGTCAATTGACCTATGAtgggcataaaaagcccaaaaaatatatactaaaaaaaaaaaaaaaagacatgggtTGATGTCCTCTGCTGATTTTGAGGTCAGACTGGTGTGCACAGTGACCACTGTGTTGAGTATGCTGAGCCCTGTATACATTTGGAAAGGATAAACAGGCATTATGTATACTGTTCAtctcattaaaaaaataaaatgttggctgaacgttggcttcctttttttctttgaacCCAGGCATCTCACACTGCTCTCGCGCGCGACGAGGCTCGAGATTTCTTCCCACTGGTGCCACTGGCAACTGGCGGCTCctgctcctcatcctcatcctccgtCGTAACGagggtcttcctcttcctcctactggAGCCACTTTTCACAACTGGCGGCTCTTCCTCAACCTCCTCCGTAACGAGGGTCTTCTTCCCACTGGAGCCACTTTTCACAACTGGCGGCTCTTCTTCAACCTCCTCCGTAACGAGGGTCTTCTTCCCACTGGAACTACTTTTGGCAACTGGCGGCTCCTCCACAACCTCCTCAACAATAGCGGCATTGCCCTCATCCCCACCCTGAAGTTCGTCTTCATCCTCGACAGGGGCCAGGATGTCGTCATGCCCCTCCTCTACTGGGGCTGGTTCTGTGCTCTCATTGGCTGCTGTTGCCACCTGTCCATTCTCTTGCCCCTCCTCCTGGGCCGGCGGTGTTGGCTCTTGCTCCGCTTCTTCGCTGTTGGAGGCGAGGTCAGCTGATTGGACTTTCCGGGGTCGACCCCTCTTGCGTGGAGGGCCGTCAAAGGCCGGCTTAGGTTCTGGTGCCTTTGCCATCCAATGCTTTCTCTTCTTGCCAAGAGACCCACGTGGTCGGCCCCTTTTCTTCGGTGTACCATCCTCCGCCACCTGCTTTGTCTTCTTCTTGGCAGCTGCAGACCCAGACCCCGACCCAGGGGGTCGACCTCTCTTTTTTGGCGGGCCGTCCGCTGCCGCCAGAGACCGTTTCTTACTTCCCAGTGGACGGCCCCTCTTTCGAGGGGTTCCATCGCCAGCTGCGGCCTTCCCCGAGCCAAGCGGTCTCCCCCTCTTCCGACCCGGAGTAAACGGGAGACGCCGAGCTTTGTTTGCCGTACCGGGAGGTCGGCCTCTCCCCCTCTTGGTTGGGGTCCCGTtggtggcggcagcagcaccCTTAGAGGAGCTTCTGCTGGGAGCCGAGGCAGACTTACGGGGGCGCCCCCTTTTACGCCCACTGGGGGTCTGAGAATCCTTAATGGGGTGGATGCGTGGGCGCCCCAGCGGTTTTGATAGTTTGCGCTTCCTCGGATTCGAGCGAGCAGACAACTTCTTAtccgcctcctcctcgtccGGTGACAGCGGCGTCTTTCTTGGCCGACCCCTCAGCCTTTTCTTGGGCCGCCCCCGTTTGCGTTCCTGCCCTTGGGGCGCAGAGGCGGAGAAGAAGTCGATTACCTTGGGGACCCGGGAGAGTTTCCGAGGAAACAAATTGATCTTGGCCTTTTTTTCCGCGGAGCCCTTAGGCCGACCCCTGCCTCGCTTGGCTGGTGAGGGGCTGCCATTGGGAAGAGCCTCCGCCGAGTCACCGGGTTCTGCCGTCATCTCCTCTGGGCACAGTCAGGGGATGGCAGAACAAGTGGTAGGATACGACTGTATGTCCCTCTGCTGAGAAAACATGGACACAATCATTCTCATCTTCATGCCAGAGTACACACAACAGGGGtttgaaaaaaaatcagaattgaattgagaaagaCTTTAAATTCTTGATTGTATTATGGCATAGTTTTCTCCCCGGCCAAATAGGCTAGTAATGATTAAAAAtaattacaataaaaaaaaaaaacccttatgCTTGATCAAGGGCCTTCCCGAGGATAGTAAAATATAAGAGACAGTAATTAATCTGTTGATTTTCTTTAATGATCATTGAAAAAGTAGGAAGTGAGTGGCAAACTCATAGCAAAAAATTGCTCATGATGCATCGAGAAGCATTGATAATCAGTTTAGAATCGAATTGTTAACCTCTGAATCAGAATCAAATCGTGAGGTGCCAATAGATTCCCACCccatgtgttgtgtgatgtcTCCACACCCAAGCAGGTGTGCCAAAAATTCCATATTGGTGCATATCAATAGTGGCTCGGAAATCGCCTCGTCTTACCATAATTTTCCgactatacattgattttgctaaatttcttcagctatgaggttaatacacggggacagttaatatggtatcaatatggttttgtttcttttaagtggcataaaacactgtcctgcggctaatacacTATGCCCACCAGAAGTTtcatatgcgggaaattactgtattctgCCCTGCCAATTGTATTCGGTGTAAATACGGAGGTCACAAGTAGTAATTAGGAGACGAATTATGTTTTTGCTCACTCATAACTGTaagagaacaaaatctccacttcacaagcatctacatacaccaaacttttcagtcttatacctaaccatgtttagatgttttttacagaggggtttgttaatatattattcttagcctaatttacatgatgttttattccaaaaaacatggcaaaaattcatttttttaaaggttggtatagtattttctgatttactgaataactaaacgagatatccataattccctccctaaaatacttttcatctcttatgtcaacaaaatgaaaagacaaaattgaaactggctttatccaatgttcagattttagatttttaaatttaaatcagcgcatatttaattacaccatacctaatttgcatattcaaacattacatttgtaaaacatttatttttcatattgatctaaataatcaactggtgaagtttcatagtgatatctgcttgttatttttttttaccctattcacctgtagtgtatccgccttatattcaacacattggacaagggatatcaccgggaaccctcttaaatcttaaagaggtacccctagtctactagattctgcaacaacaaaaaaaactttaaccgacaaaaccaggtctgaccccatggctgcctGACTATAAAGCAAGAGTGTGTGAAAACCATGCCGTTTGGATGAGCTGGAGCTAAAAACTGTCTAAAGAAATATGTACCACTACCAACCTAGTAAAAGACCATCAAtagaagttgttgtcagttgaagcaaagaaaggctacattattgactattaatggtctgggggctaataattttgaacaCGTCAACATGTCAATTTTCCTTTccttgtcacaaatcagagaaTGAGTGAAAAAAATATCATCAGCTGTCTTTGCTCTTTTATGCACATTTTTgaaattgtcattttcatgtataaacaaaggattatgtctgatattacaaggggggctaataattttggcctCAACTGTACATTGCCAAAGTATTAAAAATGTTAAGCATACACtaaatgtttattattattattattaacaatagtaataataaaaacaataatattTATTGATAGAGTAGACTCTAAACATAGtgtcaaagtgctttacatataaaggaataaacagaacaaaaacataaaaatgaaatgtctaaaaacaatacaaataagaCCATGTCAACACTGGCAAGAATAAAGGAAATATATCTTTATTTTAATTAACAAAAAACTGCAATAATTAAAACACTACTCAAGGCAAAACAAAACCACAACAAGACcaaaattaaacttaaataaacTCTTTAAAAGTTTTACGGTAAAGATGAGTAAAAGAAGACATGCTATTGAATACTTATTTGGTGTTACTTTTTACTACTATaacaaaatataaacaaatattattttcaATCATTTCTGTTGTGGGCTTATTTGGAACACATTTAAATGGTGCCTATGCCAGACTGTATTCATATATCTTTAATTCATTAGATATCTactaatatatttattttatatatgataaaacacacaaataaattaaaCTGTCACAATGTATGTGGGGCTTAATGGGTATGTTTACTCTATAGAATTGGTTACACAAAACTTTTTCTAACCTGGTAAATGGTCAGTCagagcaggcttgtgcacaattccgaattttagaattggcctcaattgaattcatgaattggaatttgaattgaattggtcctgccccacaggaagttgaatttgaatcggaatgacaggaagtggaattcaattcatggcaattcaaagcaattccagtcacacaacagggagaatgtgttgaatctcatcTACATTCAgatttgggaaggttactttggaaatgtaattggttaCGGTTTTCAATTATGCAAGTTatgttttatgtaggcctatggtcttgcttccccccctgttctgtgattggtccactATCTGAGGCATGCAAGGCAGGAACCatgatgggaacacccaggctaggtaAAAACTaaaacaggaaaaaataaacaaacaaacaaacaaacaaacaaaccagtaCAGTCAAAGCCATAATCAAAAGAATCATGCACTACTAGCCTATACAAAATCACGTGTCCATTTCACTGTTTAAACAGAGTCCAGACTAGAGCTTTTGCTGTTAGAGCTATGATTACTTTTCATTTCGAGTATGTGTTGCTTTTAAAATATTACTATGAGCTTTTATGTTGTTAGCCCTGGCCTAACTCATGAATAACTATGATGGTAGGCTAATATGAATTACTGTCTTGTTTCTAATCTAAAATGTGACCATCTGCGAGGAGATTATTTTAAGGACATCCACGCCCCCCTATCCAACATTTGCAACACAGCAGCACAATTGTTCCTAGCTGGCTAAGCTAACGCTAGTAAAATCCCGATGGCCACCATAACTTGATTTTAGCTAGCAAGCAATAATTATGCGCTTCAAGCCATAGCAGTAACATAGTGCTAGAGGGGTGGTATTACATGCATGTTGTTTGTATCATATATCAGGACCGTATTGCAAATGGAAATAAGGGCGAAGGTCGATCGCCCCATTTTTGTTTAGATCCATAGTTAACATTAGCTATACCTAACATTATGCGGGGACCATAGGCTAAGCTAACCTTAGCCATTTATCTAACTCAGTATCCAAATGGTGCAAAGGGAAGTGTGCAGATACCTGTGGCAATCCAGATTCCAAACGTAGTTATTTCACTCCGTCCTAGTTTGGCAAAAGCAGCGGCGTTCACAAATAATGGTGCACACACTTTGCACTATTTCAAACTGTTTGCAAGGGGATCTGCTTCTTCAGTTCACGTACAATAAGTACTTCCGGTAGATTCAGGTTTAAACATTTTACTGGAGCGGGGAAAACCAAATTCGGGAGGGAGgtgtcttcttctttttcttttatggTGCTCGGTAAACCAACGATGCATTACCGCCATCAACTGGGCTGGAGTGTGGCTTAGGTAGACTTGTAGTCAAGACCACCTAAACCGAGACCAAGACTACCAAGACTATAAGACCAGGTATCAAGACCGAGACCAAGACGAGACCAAGGCCAAGACAGACTGAATCAAGACCAAGACAATGCAGAGACTATGCAGATAAACTATGTATTGCATGACAGAGCTGTTAGGCTACTGCACTATTAGGATTGAGACTATTTGTTGCAAATCTCCCAACCACTACAGTATGTCGACCTGAGACAGCAAGACAGTGAGACCAAGACAAGACCGAGGGATCCGAGACCAAGACAAGACCAAGACCAAAGACGGTCGAGACTGACAAGACCAAGACCAGTATCGAGACACCCAACTCTCAAGGCTTTTAGGCGATATGTAAATGTAATTGTCAtcctgtgtaggctacttttttatataggccttaaaTGTAGATGTGTTTCTCCTTCCTCTGAACGAATTGCAAATCATTTtggacatgtaggcctactgtaggcctatcagttgCTTTCATACAGTTCTCTGctgtttttataataatatCATTTGCTTATCATGTCGGTCAAAATGAGTCAAGAGCCAGTGATCAAAGTTTACAGTTGGCTGTATCTTTGCGAAGAGGAAAAATAGCACAACGGATGAGGATGTTTAGGAGATGCATGTGTATTTTAGGGCCCTATCTCGGACTGAAAGTGGAGAATCGTTGGTTGAAAAGACAGAGACGTGGTTTCCCATTAGGTAATGGAAAACTACGTCTCTgcctttatactgtatatatataggcctatgtgtgtgtgtgtgtgtgtgtgtagcaccaTGCATCAGGCTATATCGGCGGTGAAAGTTGAAGAGTCAAATTCAAATCTTGGACATAACTTAAGACATCCTGCACATTTGTAGCTTGCTATTGACAAATGTGATGGCTTAGGGCTTAGGCTATAGCCATGGAGATGATTAGGcctactttctctttggcaaacgcaacattcatacATTTGTTTTCAATGGGCAAATGGTAGTGTCGCATgcttttgtaatgaatgtagcCTATAAACACAAAGCTGTCACAATTTGTAACTGTAAAACTAATTTGTGACTGTACAAacaattgactgtgtgtgtgtgtgtgtgtgtgtgtgtgtgtgtgtgttgggggttgaGGGGAGAGTTGTGTGGATGGTATGTGACTAGCACAAAAAGAAAGTGCAGACATCTTGACGGCAAAGTCGGGTTGGTTGTTTCACCCTTCAGGGCTTCTGTATAAGAGACCTCCAAGGTCCTTTGATCGAAATAATTCACAGGTGTGGAAATAGTAAAACCTTCAGGAGTGGAGATAAGAAATCCACAAGAGTGAACGGTTTAGTTTGGTTAGTTCATCCAAAcattgtgttcgtttccggtttTCGTTCCTTGATCCGTTTCAAGTGACTTGAGTCCACACCTCTAGCACCGATCTTTTTCAGGTCGTGACCTCGAGAAATATAGATCTACTATGTTACTGTAATGATTGCCAGACTTCTCCTTTAAGGTGAGGTCCCCCTATTTATATCGACACACACTTTGATAGACCAGCAGAGGTCAGAAGTAGGCAGTGGTCTACATCAGTGACTTCAATAGTGATAAGAGAGATTTAAAGTGTAGCCTATGCAATGGACATGTTTAACAAAACCCAATGTCAAAATCAACCTTGTAGCACAACAAAAAGGATTGTCATCGAATAGCCAATGTTATGGGTAAAATAGTGAGATGTAAAGGGCCTGTGAGACTATAAGACTGGGCTGAGAAAACTAGgttgtgagtttttttttgcaatcctTTTTTTGTAAACAGACAAAGACACCGCCAAAAGCATAACTTTAAGAATCTTCTAAAATCTTATAaaggctttgttttttttgtttttttttagttaaagTTGtagttaaagtgtgtgtgtgtgtgtgtgtgtgtgtgtgtgtgtgcgtgcacgtgcgcgtgcgcgtacgtgtgcgtgtgtctgtgtgtgtgtgtgtgtgtgtgtgtgtgtgcgtgcgtgcgtgcgtgcgtgcgtgcgtgcgtgcgtgcgtgcgtgcgtgcgtgcgtgcgtgcgtgtgtgtgtgtggtgaagtaCTGTGGTCCATCCTCCAGCCCTTCCCCCTGCCTCCTCCTTCTTACATACAGACAAaaggggaggacagagagagagagaaaaaaagagaaagacagagagagagagagagagagagagagagagagagagagagaggagcactgCAGTTGACTGCCCTGTACTATTGTCAGTTTGACACTTGAAGTAAACAGCCTGAAGATGATGTGACTCTGAACCACGAGCCCATACAATACAAGAAGATAGCAGACGTATGCTCTGGAAGCAGGTAAGCATCATTCTGACATACAACAAGACACAATAGGAACTTCCAGGGGTCGGTATATGATCCACTCCTTAATGGACTCCACCTTATTTATTCTATGTGAAACATAAGCTATGCCCTGTGATGTCTTTTGAATAGTGGCTGTGGCAGCGTACCCTTTATCCTAAACAACAGTCTCCATTGGGAGACCAAATAAAGTAACCCCTGACCCTGAACCTTGTACCTTAATGGTTCTCTCTACCGTGATATTGAAGATTAATTCATGTGACTGTAAATTACATGGGAaagatttatttgtttataaGTTTGTTATGCCTCTTCAATCTTCAATCAAAGCTTAGCTTGTGTCTTTTTGGACTTTCTGCCAATTCCCAGGTCCCAAGGTCAATACAAACCATGTTTGTAAACACAGTGCGTGGGTGTCTGAGCATGGAGCCAAAGATGGCTCTCAAATACTTTCATCCTAAATCAAGATGCTACAACATGTTTAACCTATTTAGACCTACATTTGCATTTAGATTTGATAAGGAGAATATTTATGTCGTCACCGCTACAAAAGCCATACAGCCCTCAAAATTCTGCTTATTTATCAATAATTTGGCaaatgtgttgaggtgtgtgagaATTGAAGCATCTTGAAACAGCCATCGTTCTCAAGGGAATATCAAAAACCATCCAGAATGACATAATTGAGAGCACAGCTGTTGTACACAGAGAAATAGACTGAGAGATTAGGGATTAGATCTAACTTTACTCCTTTACTCATGTGTCCTGTTCATGTCAGGTTTTTTACTATTCGGTGCTAGCGCAAAATGTGCTCTTCAACCCTGCAGCACTTTTTAAGAGTGTTTTGAGCGCTGTATAGGCTACTCCTGGACTCTGAGATATATTTTGTAAAGGTTAGTCTGATTCATTGGCTAAAATAAAGGCTGCGAGTTGCGGCGAGTTCATATTTTGCGCAAGaatgaaaacatttgtttcAAACTCGGGTCCAAAGGGAAGTGTTTTTGTAACTCTGCATGCAGCGATTAGTGTATAAATAAGTTGCTTATTTATCAATGCTTCAGTCTTAGTCCTGGTGAATTTATAGGGAGCTACTGTATCTGTAATATGAGTAATTTTATATCCCACTAAAACCAATCTGGAAACAAGGAACTAAATCTAGATCAGAAAAGCAGCAAATTCATATAGCCTATTTATAGTTTAGCAGTTCAATAACCTTGCAAAAACATCCACATTATGTATTTATTCCCATGAAGTTCCCATAAAAGAGTTCATGATATAGATTTTGTTCAATTCTAATACAGGAACCGATGAACAACTATGTTTTGCACATTTCTGGTCtctgttaataataataataataattatgtgttaaaaataaatgttgataaTTAAGTGCCTTATCCCTATCCGTGATTTTCAGTATAAACCTCATCTATTAGCCTACATGGAAGTGCTGGCAGTTGCCTAAAAACGGATGTTTGCTTTATCATGTCAGTGTTCTAGAGGGCATGATCACGGCTAAAGCCCCTCAATTGTTAGATACAAACAGAGGCTGTTAAAGCTCATTCCACAGTTGCCATCATGTATTTCGTCACGCACGTGTAGCATACAAAGGAAACAATGCAGTTCAATATAAAAGAAGCCAACCTGTTCAATTTGTTGAACTATACTTCCTTTAGTCACAGACAGTGATAACATTGGGTGGTTTTGTTAGTTATAGTGTAATTGTTGCTAACATGAAACAGTAACTTTATGATTACTTATTTTAAAATGTCTCAAGGTGTAGCCTGCAGGACAGGACATGGATAGTTCAAAAGTACCCTTTTATCTTCTTTACAAGAAATAGAAGAAAttgaaaggagaagaaaggaagtgAAACAGAACAGCAGGATGAGAAGGGTCATTTGTGGCAAGGTTCCCCTTTAACAAGCAAATCATGAGGATTAGAGTAGCACACCCCATAATAATACATCTCAAACAGTGCTAATTCTATCATTCCAGATCTATTTTTTGAGGacacttttttttaagtgtagctTACTAAGAATCTATTTATATTGAATTAAAATTAAGTATGGGGAACCTGTACCAGCGATAAACAATCTGGGTCAGAGTTTTTCCAGACAGGGGGCAGACAGTGACTCAGACGTTGCCTGACCCCTGCCTTTTGTCATGAGCGGAAACTGAACGGAAGTCCACATGCTGCTTTCAGGGGCAGCGATGGGCATGGTTCGTTTCAGGTCTGCGTGATTCCATCACTTGCATCACTTGATTCCATCACTTGCATTAGAATCAAAGTCACCAAGACTACGGTGTACACTGGATATAATACCGCACCGTGAAATAGTAGGATAGAAGACACATagcgtaatttcccaactattagacGTGGTTTATACAAGATTTCTTCAACTAGGTTTATacatggggacagttaatatggtattaatatggttttgtttcttttaacttgcatacactgccctgcggcttatacacaatgcatcTTATACACGGAAAATTACTGTTATATGTTCTGTGTACAGTATTGATAAAGAACTATTTTGTGTAATGCATAAATAAAGTACTATGATTGACATTAATCCCTCTGCCACCCCTCTGTCCCCTATTTGTCTGTTCTGCAGAAATGGCCAACAACTCAGGCAATCCGATTGTCTCAACCTCCTCTAAAGGGGACAAGACAGCCGTGGACATCGATGCTATTACAGAGAATATCACCATCGTGCTCTACACTCTCACTGTCGTCCTTGGAACTTTTGGCAACGCTGTGGTCATTTGGGTGGCCGGGGTGCGACTGAGGGCCAAAGTCACCAACGTGTGGCTGGTGAACCTCGCCGTGGCTGACCTCATCTTCTGCCTGACTCGTGCCATCTCCCTGGCCAAGAAGCTCTTCTATGACCACTGGCCATTTGGCCTCTTCCTCTGCAAGTTCAACGGCTTCTTCAAGTACGCCAACATGTTCTGCAGCGTGTTCCTGTTGGCGGTCATCAGCCTGGACCGGGCTCTGTGCGTGTGGCGGCCCGTTTTCACCAAGCAGCGCCGGACCCTCTGTGCCGCCCGGCTCGTCAGTGTTGTGGTGTGGGTGATCGCGTCGGGCCTGAGCGCGCCGTACTTCATCTACCGGCAGGTCTACACGGGCAAGAACAATCTCAGCAAGTGTTCCTTAGAGGTGAAGATCCGTTGATACCTCGATTCAGTCTGATGTTGTGTAGTTTTAATAGTTCATTTGCAGAGCGcccaatataggctatatggtgATCCAATCAACCAAACTagttaaaataaaatagaaatgtATTTATGCTGCACAGCTGAGAAATTGAGATGATAAGCACTCCAGCTGACATGCTTTCTCATTGTCAAAGCAGGCTTAATTAAAGTTTAGTCTAGTTTATTTGTTTTACTTGACAGTGCATAGAACAGCTTCTATACCAGGGTTATCTTAATAGTCTATCCAAAGGTAGGCCATAGGTCCTCAGTTTCGTTGATAGATGAGCAATTTGATGAGCAATTTGAAAGTGTCAAACCATGCGGCTAAAAGGCGAAAAGATGCAAACTATTGGGCTAAGAAAAACAAACccgaagaaagagaggaagtggTAAAGATACGGATGCTATACGCTTGCATGCTTTTAACCACAGTGGCCAAAATTGAGATGATCAAGCTCATACTTAAAGCACATCAAATGAATTCTGAGAAttaacattacagtaatttcctgtctatTAGCAGcactgtataagccgcaggggtaaggcagtgttttatgtaagttcaaagacacaaaaccatattgttTTGCAATAAGCCACAGCTAGTTGAGAAATGACGGTGCACAAACTCCGGCTCTCTATTGACATCTGACTAAGCAACAATTCTGTATAGCATCACTGTGTCTTGTCTTAACAGACTTCTGGTTTACGTTTTTCAGTAATCTACAAGAGTTCTGTAAGAATGCTCAGGCAATCTGGCAAGTGTTCTTCGAAGCTTTTAGTGTTATTGGACTTGGTTTCACTGTTTATACAATACTGTTTGCATAAAACTCTAACATGTATTGCTACTCCATTTTATACAGTGTACATAATAGTCGGTCAGTCCAAAATCTGTTGCAACACTGCATAGCCATTGATGCTCATCTTGACCACCGCACTTGCTTGTCCTGTCTCACAGAATGGATAATAAGATTGTCCACTCTCTCGCCAGGTAAAGGAGAAAGAAGGCGAGGAGGTCACCAAGACAGTCCTCTACACCATTCGCTTCTTGTGTGGttttctcctccccttcctggTCATCTGCATCTGCTACGTGCTGGCGGCCATAGGCATCCGACGCACGCGCCTCAACCGCAAGGGCCGTCCGTTACGGATCCTGGCCGGCCTGGTCTGCGCCTTCTTCGTGTGCTGGGCGCCCTACCACTGCCTCCTGCTGGTGAAGATGACGGATAGCAAGAGCCAGGCGGTCAAGGTGGGCTTGAC carries:
- the si:ch211-288g17.3 gene encoding serine/arginine repetitive matrix protein 1, with translation MTAEPGDSAEALPNGSPSPAKRGRGRPKGSAEKKAKINLFPRKLSRVPKVIDFFSASAPQGQERKRGRPKKRLRGRPRKTPLSPDEEEADKKLSARSNPRKRKLSKPLGRPRIHPIKDSQTPSGRKRGRPRKSASAPSRSSSKGAAAATNGTPTKRGRGRPPGTANKARRLPFTPGRKRGRPLGSGKAAAGDGTPRKRGRPLGSKKRSLAAADGPPKKRGRPPGSGSGSAAAKKKTKQVAEDGTPKKRGRPRGSLGKKRKHWMAKAPEPKPAFDGPPRKRGRPRKVQSADLASNSEEAEQEPTPPAQEEGQENGQVATAANESTEPAPVEEGHDDILAPVEDEDELQGGDEGNAAIVEEVVEEPPVAKSSSSGKKTLVTEEVEEEPPVVKSGSSGKKTLVTEEVEEEPPVVKSGSSRRKRKTLVTTEDEDEEQEPPVASGTSGKKSRASSRARAV
- the LOC134072700 gene encoding fMet-Leu-Phe receptor-like — its product is MANNSGNPIVSTSSKGDKTAVDIDAITENITIVLYTLTVVLGTFGNAVVIWVAGVRLRAKVTNVWLVNLAVADLIFCLTRAISLAKKLFYDHWPFGLFLCKFNGFFKYANMFCSVFLLAVISLDRALCVWRPVFTKQRRTLCAARLVSVVVWVIASGLSAPYFIYRQVYTGKNNLSKCSLEVKEKEGEEVTKTVLYTIRFLCGFLLPFLVICICYVLAAIGIRRTRLNRKGRPLRILAGLVCAFFVCWAPYHCLLLVKMTDSKSQAVKVGLTVAKGLAYFNSCINPVLYFCMGLNTRGRFQQTLSGVYRRALGDDGDGATSQSQTVDDSSGTNPKHAHTQGQAIASRHR